A single window of Chitinophaga sp. XS-30 DNA harbors:
- a CDS encoding alpha-L-arabinofuranosidase C-terminal domain-containing protein yields MHNILKLSLALLLAGTTAHAQQLTIEAGKPTATIQPTMWGIFFEDINFAADGGLYAELVKNRSFEFLHPMMGWKTSGKEGSMLIENRYQTHPENPRFATIRVNGSFGIVNEGFRGMGVRQGEQYDFSMLARQADGAPMRVSVYLVNEKNEKIGGATLNKIGYDWKTHRVTFICSQTAEKAKLEILFDGNGVIQADMISLFPQQTWKERPGGLRKDLVQKLADLKPGFVRFPGGCIVEGKDLANRYQWKTTVGDLQQRKVIMNRWNVEFAHRNAPDYFQSFGLGFYEYFQLAEDLGAAPLPILNCGMACQFNSSEVVPLDELDPYIQDALDLIEFANGGENTKWGKLRAEMGHPAPFGLKHLGIGNEQWDRQYFERYQQFEKILKEKHPEILLISGTGPYSDGKMFDDAWAALRKTKADLVDEHYYKHPDWFLRNAKRYDTYDREGAKIFAGEYAAHDKEQPAAESRNSWFSALAEACFMTGLERNADIVHMASYAPLLAHVEAWQWRPDLIWFNNLTSICTPNYYVQQLFSNNTGKQVISILQDGKVIAGEDSLYASATIDREAGKLFVKLVNSAAQPKKIDLRIKGVSAQQEVISTTLHAADLMAYNTIQEPQKVYPEKGMLTGKRGELSLELGAATLQVLEIPVKR; encoded by the coding sequence ATGCACAACATCCTCAAACTATCATTGGCCCTCCTGCTGGCAGGCACTACGGCACACGCGCAACAATTGACCATTGAAGCCGGAAAGCCCACGGCAACAATACAACCCACCATGTGGGGCATTTTCTTTGAAGACATCAACTTTGCCGCAGATGGCGGATTATATGCCGAGCTCGTAAAAAACCGCTCTTTCGAATTCCTCCATCCCATGATGGGCTGGAAGACCTCCGGCAAGGAAGGCAGTATGCTGATCGAAAACCGTTACCAGACGCATCCGGAGAACCCGCGTTTTGCGACCATCAGGGTGAATGGGAGTTTCGGGATAGTAAATGAAGGTTTCAGGGGGATGGGCGTACGCCAGGGCGAGCAATACGATTTCTCCATGCTGGCCCGCCAGGCGGACGGCGCACCGATGCGCGTATCCGTGTACCTGGTGAACGAGAAGAACGAAAAGATCGGCGGCGCCACGCTCAACAAGATCGGTTACGACTGGAAAACGCATAGGGTTACATTCATTTGTTCACAGACCGCAGAAAAAGCGAAACTGGAAATACTTTTCGATGGCAATGGCGTGATACAGGCGGATATGATCTCCCTTTTCCCGCAGCAGACCTGGAAAGAAAGGCCGGGCGGACTGCGGAAAGATCTCGTGCAAAAGCTGGCTGACCTGAAACCGGGCTTCGTGCGTTTCCCCGGCGGCTGCATCGTGGAAGGGAAAGACCTCGCCAACCGCTACCAGTGGAAAACGACCGTAGGCGATCTGCAACAGCGGAAAGTGATCATGAACCGCTGGAACGTGGAGTTTGCGCACCGCAATGCACCGGATTATTTCCAGAGCTTCGGCCTGGGCTTTTATGAATACTTCCAGCTGGCGGAAGACCTCGGTGCAGCGCCCCTGCCCATCCTGAACTGCGGCATGGCCTGCCAGTTCAACAGCAGTGAAGTGGTGCCGCTCGATGAACTGGACCCCTACATCCAGGATGCGCTCGACCTCATTGAATTCGCCAATGGCGGAGAAAATACCAAATGGGGCAAGCTGCGCGCGGAGATGGGGCACCCCGCCCCCTTCGGCCTCAAACACCTCGGTATCGGCAACGAGCAGTGGGACCGCCAGTACTTCGAACGATACCAACAGTTTGAAAAGATACTGAAAGAAAAACACCCGGAGATCCTGCTGATATCCGGCACCGGACCCTATTCCGACGGAAAAATGTTCGACGATGCCTGGGCAGCGCTGCGCAAAACAAAAGCCGATCTCGTTGATGAACATTATTACAAGCACCCCGACTGGTTCCTGCGCAACGCGAAACGTTACGACACGTACGACCGGGAAGGCGCAAAAATATTTGCCGGCGAATATGCCGCGCATGATAAAGAGCAGCCGGCCGCAGAATCCAGGAACAGCTGGTTCAGCGCACTGGCGGAAGCCTGTTTCATGACGGGACTGGAGCGCAACGCAGACATTGTGCATATGGCTTCCTACGCGCCCCTGCTGGCCCATGTGGAGGCCTGGCAATGGCGCCCTGACCTGATCTGGTTCAATAACCTTACCTCCATCTGCACGCCGAACTATTATGTACAGCAACTGTTCTCCAACAATACCGGCAAACAGGTGATCTCCATTTTACAGGATGGGAAAGTGATTGCGGGGGAAGACAGTCTTTATGCCAGCGCCACTATCGACCGGGAAGCAGGCAAGCTATTCGTGAAGCTGGTGAACAGCGCGGCACAACCGAAAAAGATCGATCTCCGCATCAAAGGTGTATCTGCGCAACAGGAGGTCATCAGCACCACTTTGCATGCGGCGGACCTGATGGCTTACAACACTATTCAGGAGCCGCAGAAAGTATATCCGGAAAAAGGTATGCTGACCGGCAAACGCGGGGAGCTGTCGCTGGAGCTTGGAGCAGCTACGCTGCAGGTGCTGGAAATACCGGTGAAACGGTAA
- a CDS encoding ABC transporter permease, with translation MLLNYLKTAFRNLARHKTYTAINILGLALGLAACWLIVLYVADELSYDRYHANADRVYRLVQHARWNDNDLHEAPTSAPFAPEMKAALPEIQEAVRILTEGGGIITLNEKTVHREDICFADKNVFEVFSWPFLYGHPATALASPQSIVLTESLAEQLFGDPQKALDQTVFFQNGFPNKVTGIIRNIPPNSHLRFSALRSLPAGYTGDWQEFNVYTYLLLKPGVQQADLEKKLPLFAAGTIQKIMRIDDYRLELQPLRSIHLHSDLAYEISTNGSIRRVYLFSAIALLILIIAIINYMNLSTARAAARVREIGVRKAVGSGKRELAMLFITEALMITFLAAAIALFIVQAAIPYFNRITAKELSIWRFGVTFTLLLVAAFSMLTGAISGTYPALFLSRLRTVPALKGQMGRLSSNILLRKSLVVFQFVITVVMITGSIIIYQQLQYARHKDLGFNKDQVLTFHIHDQMVRKQVSALKAQLLQNPAIEAVAVAGNPIGNNDIGGLGFRFETAEGGFTTGTTIAQELMIDADYIPTLDIQLLQGRNFSSSMPSDKYGAALINETLLKKTGLKDAIGKRLRFRIGNTAETGERTIVGVIKDFHTYSIQHKVEPMVLLMPPAESMEDNLYVRLSKGKTAEGLADITEVYRRFDKTNPPEFHFLDQNFARQYAAEEKQGQLALIFTGLAILIACMGLLGLAIFMAQQRTREIGVRKVLGAGIADIAAMLSVDFMKLVLIASLIALPLAWFIMDKWLQGFAYRIAVQWWVLILAGLLAALVACTTVIIQAIKAAMANPVKSLRAD, from the coding sequence ATGCTTCTCAACTACCTCAAAACAGCTTTCAGAAACCTGGCCCGGCATAAAACCTATACGGCCATCAATATCCTCGGACTGGCGCTCGGACTGGCGGCATGCTGGCTGATCGTATTGTATGTGGCGGACGAACTGAGTTATGACCGGTATCATGCGAACGCAGACCGTGTTTACCGCCTTGTGCAGCATGCCCGCTGGAATGATAATGACCTGCATGAAGCCCCCACTTCTGCTCCTTTCGCTCCGGAAATGAAAGCTGCGCTTCCGGAAATACAGGAGGCGGTACGCATTCTCACTGAAGGCGGCGGCATCATTACATTAAATGAAAAAACGGTCCACCGGGAAGATATATGCTTTGCGGACAAAAATGTATTCGAGGTCTTCTCCTGGCCTTTCCTTTACGGCCATCCGGCTACGGCGCTGGCTTCCCCGCAATCCATCGTATTGACGGAAAGCCTCGCGGAACAATTGTTCGGCGATCCGCAAAAGGCGCTGGACCAGACGGTATTTTTCCAGAACGGCTTCCCGAACAAAGTAACCGGCATCATCCGCAATATTCCGCCAAACTCCCATTTGCGCTTCAGCGCCCTGCGCTCACTCCCCGCAGGCTATACCGGCGACTGGCAGGAATTCAATGTGTACACTTACCTGCTGTTGAAACCAGGCGTGCAGCAGGCCGATCTGGAAAAAAAGTTGCCGCTGTTTGCCGCAGGAACGATACAAAAGATCATGCGTATCGATGATTACCGGCTGGAGCTGCAGCCGCTGCGGTCCATTCACCTGCATTCTGACCTGGCCTACGAGATCAGCACGAATGGCAGTATCCGCCGGGTATATCTTTTTTCCGCCATTGCCTTGCTGATACTGATCATCGCCATCATCAACTATATGAATCTGAGCACCGCCCGCGCCGCTGCCCGGGTACGGGAAATTGGCGTACGCAAAGCAGTGGGCTCCGGCAAGCGGGAACTGGCCATGCTTTTCATTACGGAAGCACTGATGATCACCTTCCTTGCAGCTGCCATTGCCCTGTTCATCGTACAGGCGGCCATTCCTTATTTTAACAGGATCACAGCCAAAGAACTATCGATCTGGCGTTTCGGCGTTACCTTCACACTTCTGCTGGTGGCGGCTTTTTCTATGCTGACAGGTGCGATCAGCGGTACCTACCCCGCCCTGTTCCTTTCCCGGCTCAGGACCGTCCCCGCATTAAAAGGCCAGATGGGCAGGCTTTCATCCAACATCCTGCTGCGGAAATCCCTCGTTGTATTTCAGTTCGTGATCACTGTGGTCATGATCACAGGCTCCATCATTATCTACCAGCAGCTGCAATATGCCCGGCATAAGGACCTCGGGTTCAATAAAGACCAGGTACTGACCTTTCATATTCACGACCAGATGGTACGCAAACAGGTATCTGCACTGAAGGCTCAGCTGCTTCAAAACCCCGCCATTGAAGCGGTTGCCGTGGCCGGCAACCCTATCGGCAACAATGATATCGGCGGGCTGGGGTTCCGCTTTGAAACAGCGGAAGGCGGGTTTACCACCGGCACCACCATTGCGCAGGAGCTGATGATCGATGCGGATTATATTCCAACGCTGGATATACAGCTGCTGCAGGGAAGGAACTTTTCTTCCTCCATGCCCTCCGACAAGTACGGCGCGGCGCTTATCAATGAAACACTGTTGAAAAAGACCGGGCTGAAAGACGCCATCGGCAAAAGACTGCGGTTCAGGATCGGTAATACCGCCGAAACCGGGGAAAGAACGATCGTTGGCGTGATAAAGGATTTCCATACCTATTCCATCCAGCATAAAGTGGAACCGATGGTGTTGCTGATGCCGCCGGCCGAATCCATGGAAGACAACCTTTACGTCCGCCTTTCCAAAGGCAAGACCGCGGAGGGCCTGGCTGATATTACCGAAGTGTACCGCAGGTTCGACAAAACAAATCCACCGGAATTTCATTTCCTGGACCAGAACTTCGCCCGGCAATATGCCGCCGAAGAGAAACAGGGGCAACTGGCGCTCATTTTTACGGGGCTGGCGATACTGATTGCCTGTATGGGTTTGCTTGGGCTTGCCATTTTTATGGCGCAACAGCGCACACGGGAGATCGGTGTGCGGAAAGTACTGGGCGCAGGCATCGCGGATATTGCCGCCATGCTGTCCGTCGATTTTATGAAACTGGTGCTGATAGCGTCATTGATAGCGCTGCCGCTGGCCTGGTTCATTATGGATAAATGGCTGCAGGGCTTTGCCTACCGCATTGCCGTGCAATGGTGGGTACTGATACTGGCGGGACTGCTGGCCGCGCTGGTCGCATGCACAACGGTGATCATACAGGCCATAAAAGCCGCGATGGCCAATCCGGTAAAGAGCCTTCGCGCGGATTAA
- a CDS encoding right-handed parallel beta-helix repeat-containing protein has protein sequence MKRTLLCLVSVLFCVCAFAATYYVDAKTGNDMNSGDHPSRAFRSLQAVNRLSLQPGDSVLFRCGTAYDGNLKIQCLGAPGRPVVFSSYGNGPKPRLNGNGLVTATILVYNSAYLHLSGLEVTNAGATPAAHRKGIHLLLEDFGIAFDIRLSGLYVHDVNGSNVKRAGGGAGIHWTNRGRSKPSAFNGLLIEHCRIERTDRNGITSSGYWQRQEWFPSRNVIIRHNHLEDIGGDGIVPIGCDSALIEHNTIYRGGQRFPEGDAAAGIWPWSCDNTIIQHNEVAWYGGPWDSQGFDSDWNCRNTLIQYNYSHDNTGGFVLVCNDGNVKAPQSVGNTGTVIRYNVSINDGYRSTFKHAGFSPVFHFAGPTFNNRVYNNLVYITKARPPHTDSTMVDMDNWSGYADSTVFANNIFYTEGAVDYQMGKSTRNHYISNVYYGRHLLQPPTPGAVTDKPAFREYPAEAPRGFEALRAFMLAAGGLRGVLMTEEAVTDFFGNGIPAGERPVVGIHQNTIDIKKQ, from the coding sequence ATGAAAAGAACTTTGCTTTGCCTGGTCAGTGTTTTGTTTTGTGTCTGCGCCTTTGCCGCCACCTATTATGTGGATGCGAAGACGGGGAACGATATGAACAGCGGCGATCATCCTTCCCGGGCTTTCCGCAGCCTGCAAGCGGTTAACCGGCTTTCGCTGCAACCCGGCGACAGCGTGCTTTTCCGCTGCGGCACAGCGTACGACGGGAACCTGAAGATACAATGCCTCGGCGCTCCGGGGCGCCCGGTGGTCTTCTCCAGCTACGGCAACGGCCCCAAACCGCGACTGAACGGCAATGGTCTTGTTACGGCCACCATCCTCGTGTACAACTCCGCCTACCTGCATCTTTCCGGCCTGGAAGTCACCAATGCCGGGGCAACGCCTGCCGCGCACCGGAAAGGCATACACCTGCTGCTGGAAGACTTCGGGATAGCGTTTGACATCCGCCTGAGCGGGTTGTATGTGCATGATGTGAATGGCAGCAATGTGAAAAGGGCCGGCGGCGGCGCCGGCATTCACTGGACCAACCGCGGGCGCAGCAAACCCTCCGCATTCAACGGACTGCTGATCGAGCATTGCCGGATAGAAAGGACGGACAGGAATGGTATTACCAGCAGCGGATACTGGCAACGGCAGGAATGGTTCCCCAGCAGGAACGTGATCATCCGTCACAATCACCTGGAAGATATCGGCGGCGACGGTATTGTGCCCATCGGGTGCGACAGTGCGCTGATCGAGCATAACACCATTTACCGCGGCGGCCAGCGCTTCCCCGAGGGCGATGCGGCGGCGGGCATCTGGCCCTGGAGCTGCGACAATACCATCATTCAGCATAATGAAGTAGCCTGGTACGGCGGCCCCTGGGATTCCCAGGGCTTTGATTCGGACTGGAACTGCCGCAATACTCTTATCCAGTATAATTACAGTCATGATAACACCGGCGGTTTCGTGCTGGTGTGTAATGACGGCAATGTGAAAGCACCGCAGAGCGTGGGCAATACCGGCACCGTTATCCGGTATAACGTCAGCATCAACGATGGTTACCGGTCAACTTTCAAACACGCGGGCTTTTCGCCGGTCTTTCATTTTGCCGGCCCCACTTTTAATAACCGGGTCTACAACAACCTGGTGTATATCACCAAAGCCCGCCCGCCGCATACGGACAGCACCATGGTGGACATGGATAACTGGAGCGGGTATGCGGACAGTACCGTATTCGCCAACAACATCTTCTACACAGAAGGCGCCGTGGATTACCAGATGGGCAAAAGCACGCGGAATCATTATATTTCCAATGTCTATTACGGCCGGCATCTGCTACAGCCGCCCACGCCGGGGGCCGTGACGGACAAACCGGCTTTCCGGGAATATCCGGCGGAAGCGCCGCGGGGGTTTGAAGCGTTGCGGGCGTTCATGCTTGCGGCGGGAGGGCTTCGCGGGGTGTTGATGACGGAGGAGGCGGTGACGGATTTCTTCGGGAACGGGATACCGGCAGGGGAACGGCCGGTGGTGGGGATTCATCAAAACACTATCGACATAAAAAAACAGTGA
- a CDS encoding RNA polymerase sigma factor, translated as MGQHVDELLLEYIKQDDHKAFEVLFVKYYRELRDVSFYYSNNSEDAEEVAADVLHQIWQKRRDIVIEKNIRAYLCTAARNATFNVLRKKILIVEELSEHIENAYYNDAAGAFQVKDFEQEIRRALEQLTHRQREIFRLYRFHDYTPAEIAQLLKLTEGTVNFQLHKANKRLKEYFRVLFSHSRQTF; from the coding sequence ATGGGCCAACATGTAGACGAACTTTTACTGGAATACATCAAACAGGATGACCACAAGGCGTTCGAGGTGCTTTTTGTAAAATATTACAGGGAGCTGCGCGATGTGTCCTTTTACTACAGCAATAACAGCGAGGATGCCGAAGAAGTAGCCGCTGATGTGCTTCACCAGATCTGGCAGAAGCGCAGGGACATTGTTATTGAAAAGAACATCCGGGCATACCTCTGCACGGCCGCGCGCAATGCTACTTTCAATGTGCTGCGCAAAAAGATCCTCATTGTGGAGGAACTGAGCGAGCATATAGAGAATGCATATTATAACGATGCGGCGGGAGCTTTCCAGGTGAAAGATTTTGAGCAGGAGATCCGGCGGGCGCTGGAGCAGCTGACGCACCGGCAGCGGGAGATCTTCCGGCTGTACCGGTTCCATGATTATACGCCCGCGGAGATCGCGCAGTTGCTGAAGCTGACGGAAGGCACCGTTAACTTCCAGCTGCATAAGGCCAATAAACGGCTGAAAGAGTATTTCAGGGTATTGTTTTCACATTCCAGGCAAACCTTCTGA
- a CDS encoding DEAD/DEAH box helicase — translation MRFDELNLNRPLLNALNDLNYTTPTTIQERVFSVVMSGRDVCGIAQTGTGKTLAYLLPVLRQLEFSKEKLARVLILVPTRELVVQVVETVKKLTTYMSVEVIGVYGGTNMNPQMAAVQHKLDVVVATPGRLYDLVLSGALKLKGIKKLVVDEVDEMLNLGFRTQIRNIMDLMPAKRQNLMFSATITEEVEALIESYFNSPEVIEAAPVGTPLKNISQRVYHVPNFYTKVNLLEQLITRDPEMSRVLVFAATKQLADQLFEQVEAKFPGQVGVIHSNKEQNHRFNTVNRFKDGTYRFIIATDIIARGLDITGVSHVISFDTPEVSESYIHRIGRTGRADKDGISILFTAEREMPQKEKIEALMNYQIPVQPLPEDLEISTRLTDEEDPKFVVPNIVLKTPKREESGGAFHEKLAKNKKVNVKVSHKEKMMQKYGKPKSRGKKKP, via the coding sequence ATGCGATTTGATGAATTAAACCTGAACAGGCCGTTGCTGAATGCTTTGAACGACCTGAATTATACTACCCCTACAACGATACAGGAACGGGTCTTTTCCGTAGTGATGTCCGGCCGCGATGTCTGCGGCATTGCGCAGACCGGGACGGGCAAAACACTGGCGTACCTGCTGCCGGTATTGCGGCAGCTGGAATTTTCGAAGGAGAAGTTAGCCCGTGTGCTGATCCTGGTGCCTACGCGGGAGTTGGTGGTGCAGGTGGTGGAAACGGTGAAAAAGCTCACCACCTATATGAGCGTGGAGGTGATCGGCGTGTACGGCGGCACTAATATGAATCCCCAGATGGCGGCGGTGCAGCACAAGCTGGACGTGGTGGTGGCTACTCCCGGGCGGCTGTACGACCTGGTGCTGAGCGGTGCGCTCAAGCTGAAAGGCATCAAAAAGCTGGTGGTGGATGAAGTGGATGAAATGCTCAATCTCGGTTTCCGCACCCAGATCAGGAATATCATGGACCTGATGCCGGCTAAAAGGCAGAACCTGATGTTCTCGGCCACCATTACGGAAGAAGTGGAAGCGCTGATCGAATCGTATTTCAACAGCCCGGAAGTGATCGAAGCCGCGCCCGTAGGTACGCCGCTGAAGAATATCAGCCAGCGGGTGTACCATGTTCCCAATTTTTACACGAAGGTGAACCTGCTGGAACAGCTCATCACGCGGGACCCGGAAATGTCCAGGGTACTGGTGTTTGCCGCTACCAAGCAGCTGGCGGACCAGTTATTCGAGCAGGTGGAAGCCAAATTCCCCGGCCAGGTGGGCGTCATCCATTCCAACAAGGAACAGAACCACCGGTTCAATACCGTGAACCGGTTCAAAGACGGCACCTACCGTTTTATCATCGCTACGGATATCATCGCCCGCGGCCTGGATATTACCGGCGTGTCCCATGTCATCAGCTTTGATACACCGGAGGTTTCCGAAAGTTATATCCACCGTATCGGCCGTACAGGCCGGGCGGATAAGGACGGGATATCCATCCTGTTCACCGCGGAAAGGGAAATGCCGCAGAAAGAGAAGATCGAAGCGCTGATGAACTACCAGATACCTGTGCAGCCTTTGCCGGAAGACCTGGAAATATCCACGCGGCTGACGGATGAGGAAGACCCTAAATTCGTGGTCCCCAACATCGTACTGAAAACCCCAAAAAGAGAAGAAAGCGGCGGCGCTTTCCACGAAAAACTCGCAAAGAACAAAAAAGTGAACGTAAAGGTGAGCCACAAGGAGAAAATGATGCAGAAGTACGGCAAGCCGAAGTCAAGAGGAAAGAAAAAGCCGTAA